Proteins from one Gossypium raimondii isolate GPD5lz chromosome 8, ASM2569854v1, whole genome shotgun sequence genomic window:
- the LOC105791284 gene encoding protein DMR6-LIKE OXYGENASE 2, translated as MALSTTKLLLADLATTVKLVPTNYIRPISDRPNLIDVHVSNVSIPLIDLQDLHGPNRSHVLKQIALACQHDGFFQVKNHGVSESTINNMLRLARDFFYLPESERLKNYSDDPSVANRLSTSFNVKTEKVANWRDFLRLHCYPLQDHVNAWPSNPPSFRDDVAEYCSSVRGLVLRLLEAISDSLGLKRDHIDKTLSKHGQHMALNYYPPCPQPELTYGLPGHTDPNLITILLQDDVPGLQVLRDGKWIAVNPIRNTFIVNIGDQMQVISNDRYKSVLHRAVVNCNKERISIPTFYCPSPDALIGPATDLIDDDHPAVYRSFSYGEYYEKFWKRGLASECCLDLFKTCIP; from the exons ATGGCGCTCTCCACCACCAAGCTACTACTCGCTGACCTCGCAACTACTGTTAAACTGGTGCCTACCAACTACATCAGACCAATCTCCGACCGTCCAAACCTGATTGATGTTCATGTATCAAATGTTTCCATCCCTCTGATCGACCTTCAGGACCTCCATGGCCCCAACCGCTCTCATGTTCTTAAACAGATTGCCCTAGCTTGCCAACATGATGGTTTCTTTCAG GTTAAGAACCATGGGGTTTCAGAATCCACCATCAACAACATGCTGCGTTTAGCTAgagatttcttttatttaccgGAGAGTGAGCGGTTGAAGAATTACTCCGACGACCCGTCCGTCGCCAACCGGTTGTCAACTAGTTTCAACGTTAAGACGGAGAAGGTTGCCAACTGGAGGGATTTTCTGAGACTCCATTGCTACCCTCTCCAAGATCACGTAAACGCATGGCCTTCAAATCCCCCATCCTTCAG GGACGACGTAGCCGAGTATTGCAGTAGCGTTAGAGGTTTAGTGCTACGACTGCTTGAGGCCATATCAGACAGCTTAGGGCTGAAGAGAGATCATATAGATAAGACCCTAAGCAAGCATGGGCAACACATGGCTTTAAACTACTATCCACCTTGTCCACAACCAGAACTTACTTATGGCTTGCCTGGCCATACTGATCctaatttaataactattcttCTTCAAGATGACGTCCCTGGATTACAGGTTTTAAGAGATGGCAAGTGGATTGCTGTCAATCCCATTCGCAACACCTTCATTGTCAACATCGGCGATCAAATGCAG GTAATTAGCAATGATCGTTACAAAAGTGTGCTCCATCGAGCTGTTGTGAACTGCAATAAAGAACGAATATCCATCCCAACCTTCTATTGTCCCTCACCTGATGCTTTGATAGGCCCTGCTACGGACTTGATCGACGATGATCACCCTGCAGTGTATCGAAGTTTTAGTTATGGCGAGTACTatgaaaaattttggaagagGGGACTTGCTAGCGAATGCTGCCTCGACCTGTTCAAAACTTGTATTCCATAA